From the Rhinoderma darwinii isolate aRhiDar2 chromosome 12, aRhiDar2.hap1, whole genome shotgun sequence genome, one window contains:
- the POLE2 gene encoding DNA polymerase epsilon subunit 2 isoform X2 produces MIEKSAVETAVQECSRTCDETIEHIFNIIGAYDIPRFIYNCERKKFLPIKIVNYPEPNLLGSARDKAELFRERYTILQQRTHRHELFTPPVIGANPDESRSKFQLKTVENLLGSASKLGDVIVLGMITQLKEGKYFLEDPTGTVQLDLSKAQFHSGLYTESCFVLSEGWYEDKVFYVNAFGFPPTEPSSTTRAYYGNTNFFGGPSATSVKASVKLKQLEEENEDAMFVILSDLWLDQVEVMEKLHVMFSGYSTAPPTCFIFCGNFSSAPYGKNQNQSLKDSLKTLADVICEYPSIHKSSRFVFVPGPEDPGPGFILPRPPIAEHITADFRHRVPFSIFTTNPCRIQYCTQEIVVFREDLVNKMCRNCVRFPSSSLDIPNHFVKTILSQGHLTPLPLFVSPVYWAYDYALRLYPLPDLVVIADKYDPFSISNTECLTINPGSFPRSGFSFKVYYPSNRTAEDSKLQSV; encoded by the exons ATGATTGAGAAGTCGGCAGTGGAGACCGCAGTACAGGAATGCAGCCGCACGTGTGATGAAACCAT AGAGCACATCTTCAACATTATTGGAGCGTACGACATCCCACGATTCATCTATAACTGCGAAAGAAAGAAATTCCTGCC CATAAAAATAGTTAATTATCCTGAACCCAACCTGCTCGGCAGTGCGAGAGACAAAGCAGAGTTATTCCGAGAGAGATACACAATACTTCAGCAG AGGACTCACAGACATGAGCTCTTCACACCGCCTGTCATTGGAGCGAACCCTGATGAGAGCAGAAGCAAATTTCAG CTCAAAACTGTTGAAAACCTCTTAGGCAGTGCATCAAAGTTGGGAGATGTGATTGTACTCGGAATGATAACGCAGCTGAAGGAG GGAAAATATTTCCTGGAAGAtcccactggaacagttcagcttGATCTCAGCAAAGCA CAGTTCCATAGCGGCTTGTACACCGAGTCCTGCTTTGTTTTATCAGAAG GCTGGTATGAAGACAAAGTATTTTATGTAAATGCTTTTGGATTTCCTCCCACTGAACCTTCCAGCACAACACG GGCATATTACGGTAATACCAATTTCTTTGGTGGACCATCCGCAACATCCGTGAAGGCTTCAGTCAAACTTAAACAACTGGAAGAGGAGAATGAGGACGCCATGTTTGTGATTTTGTCTGATCTGTGGTTGGATCAGGTGGAAGTGATGGAGAAACTTCATGTCATGTTCTCAG GCTATTCCACAGCTCCGCCAACTTGCTTCATCTTCTGTGGCAATTTCTCTTCAGCGCCCTATGGGAAAAATCAAAATCAGTCACTGAAAG ACTCTTTGAAGACTCTCGCAGATGTGATATGTGAGTACCCAAGTATACACAAAAG CAGCCGGTTTGTGTTTGTACCTGGTCCTGAGGACCCCGGCCCTGGTTTCATCCTGCCCAG GCCTCCTATCGCAGAACACATTACAGCGGACTTTAGACATCGAGTGCCTTTCTCCATTTTCACTACAAATCCTTGCAG AATCCAATACTGCACACAGGAAATTGTCGTGTTTCGGGAGGATCTGGTGAACAAAATGTGCAGGAACTGTGTGCGCTTCCCTAGCAGCAGTTTGGATATTCCAAATCAT TTTGTGAAAACGATCCTGTCTCAGGGTCACTTGACGCCTCTTCCGCTCTTTGTCAGTCCGGTGTACTGGGCATATGATTATGCTTTGCGCTTATATCCTCTGCCTGATTTAGTAGTCATCGCAGATAAATACGATCCTTTCTCCATCTCGAATACAGAATGCCTCACTATCAACCCT ggtTCATTTCCAAGAAGTGGATTTTCCTTTAAGGTCTATTACCCATCCAATAGAACAGCGGAAGACAG CAAACTGCAGAGCGTTTGA